One Gemmatimonadaceae bacterium genomic window carries:
- a CDS encoding protein-L-isoaspartate(D-aspartate) O-methyltransferase, which translates to MVANSVEPEFRGARRRLVEALQDKGIKDLAVLRAIDQVPRHLFVPPSVRHRAYEDSALPIGNGQTISQPYVHARALEQLMLTGRERVLEIGTGSAYQTALLSELAAQVFSIERFPALLDRARLLLTQLQIRNVSVLLGDGTLGWREYAPYDAMVVSAGAPFVPPALQEQLAEGGRLLIPLGDRDEQMLTLLIRRGDELDRRDITPVRFVPLIGAGGWPP; encoded by the coding sequence GTGGTGGCGAACTCCGTAGAGCCGGAGTTCCGCGGCGCGCGCCGGCGCCTGGTCGAGGCACTGCAGGACAAGGGTATCAAGGACCTTGCCGTGCTGCGGGCCATCGATCAGGTACCACGCCATCTGTTCGTCCCGCCCAGCGTCCGTCATCGAGCCTACGAGGACAGCGCGTTGCCCATCGGCAATGGGCAGACGATTTCGCAACCGTATGTGCACGCGCGCGCGCTTGAACAGCTGATGCTGACCGGACGCGAGCGGGTGCTGGAGATCGGGACTGGCTCGGCGTACCAGACGGCGCTGCTGTCCGAACTGGCCGCCCAGGTCTTTTCGATTGAGCGTTTCCCGGCACTGCTCGATCGGGCGCGACTGCTGCTGACGCAGCTGCAAATCCGGAATGTCTCGGTGTTGCTGGGTGACGGAACGCTGGGTTGGCGGGAGTACGCGCCGTATGACGCCATGGTCGTGAGCGCCGGCGCACCGTTTGTTCCGCCCGCACTGCAGGAGCAGCTGGCCGAAGGTGGACGGCTCCTGATTCCGCTAGGTGACCGGGACGAGCAGATGCTGACCCTGCTCATTCGCCGGGGCGATGAGCTCGATCGCCGTGACATCACCCCGGTCCGCTTCGTCCCCTTGATTGGGGCGGGTGGTTGGCCGCCCTAG
- a CDS encoding acylphosphatase — MQVVQAFRAFGRVQGVGFRWFVRERARVAGLTGWVRNEADGSVALIAAGTPAQLRQLEHAIREGPPGAHVQRLEVRTIAPVEDTAASGEPDAAHALSSPFQVVRYRDAP, encoded by the coding sequence ATGCAGGTGGTTCAAGCGTTTCGCGCGTTCGGGCGTGTGCAGGGTGTGGGATTTCGCTGGTTTGTTCGTGAAAGAGCGAGGGTGGCAGGACTCACCGGATGGGTGCGCAACGAGGCTGACGGTTCAGTGGCGCTGATCGCGGCCGGTACGCCCGCGCAACTGCGGCAATTGGAGCACGCGATCCGTGAAGGCCCGCCCGGTGCCCATGTGCAGCGCCTGGAGGTAAGGACCATCGCGCCTGTGGAGGACACCGCGGCGTCCGGAGAGCCGGACGCGGCACATGCGCTCAGCAGCCCATTTCAGGTAGTCCGTTATCGCGACGCACCGTAG
- a CDS encoding adenine phosphoribosyltransferase: MSDSVALRVRAAMRDIPDFPTPGILFKDITPILADPVLMADVVHDMVIPFRTAGVSHVVAIESRGFLFGMPMALELGVAFAPARKPGKLPWSTASEGYALEYRTDTLEMHLDALGRGARVLLVDDILATGGTAAAAARLVARLGGEVVGLSVLSELTFLGARARLREIPVHAIVSY, translated from the coding sequence ATGTCCGATTCCGTCGCACTCCGAGTTCGCGCCGCCATGCGCGACATCCCCGATTTCCCGACGCCGGGAATCCTCTTCAAAGATATCACGCCGATTCTCGCCGATCCCGTGCTGATGGCCGATGTCGTCCACGACATGGTGATCCCATTCCGTACCGCCGGAGTCTCCCATGTGGTGGCGATCGAGAGCCGGGGTTTCCTGTTTGGAATGCCCATGGCCCTTGAACTGGGCGTGGCGTTCGCACCGGCACGAAAGCCGGGAAAGCTGCCCTGGAGCACGGCGAGCGAAGGGTACGCGCTGGAGTATCGAACGGACACGCTGGAGATGCATCTGGACGCGCTCGGGCGCGGAGCGCGCGTGCTGCTGGTCGATGACATTCTTGCAACGGGTGGTACCGCAGCCGCTGCGGCGCGACTGGTGGCGCGGCTGGGTGGAGAGGTCGTGGGCCTTTCGGTATTGAGTGAACTGACGTTTCTCGGGGCGCGGGCGCGTTTGCGGGAAATCCCCGTCCATGCCATCGTGAGTTATTGA
- a CDS encoding tetratricopeptide repeat protein, protein MSQASRSSASTAGLSDDPLENLAAWFQVNQKPILTVVGVVALSAAAIFGYRWMDASKRADASDALYKATAPLQEGKLPETAIELEKVVKRFGGTPSGSQAAMMLGQVYFDQQKYPEGIAALEKAKGSAGSAFEASIEALVAVGYEAQGKFEVAAEHYGKAATAAKFPLDKGANHANQARNLTLAGKTAESRKIWEELTKNEDLPFAQEAQVRLGELTGAGK, encoded by the coding sequence ATGTCTCAGGCTTCACGATCCTCGGCCTCCACGGCCGGACTCTCCGACGATCCGCTCGAGAATCTCGCTGCCTGGTTCCAGGTCAACCAGAAGCCCATTCTCACTGTTGTTGGTGTCGTGGCTCTTTCGGCGGCCGCCATTTTCGGGTATCGGTGGATGGACGCGAGCAAGCGTGCCGACGCGTCTGACGCCCTGTACAAGGCGACCGCACCGCTGCAGGAAGGCAAGTTACCGGAAACAGCGATCGAACTGGAAAAGGTGGTGAAGCGTTTCGGCGGCACGCCCTCGGGATCCCAGGCCGCCATGATGCTCGGTCAGGTCTACTTCGATCAGCAGAAGTATCCGGAGGGAATCGCCGCACTGGAGAAGGCCAAGGGATCAGCCGGCAGCGCGTTCGAGGCCTCAATTGAGGCGCTGGTCGCCGTTGGCTACGAGGCCCAGGGCAAATTTGAAGTGGCTGCCGAGCACTACGGGAAGGCCGCGACGGCCGCGAAATTCCCATTGGACAAAGGTGCGAACCATGCCAATCAAGCGAGGAATCTGACTCTGGCTGGAAAGACGGCGGAATCCAGGAAGATCTGGGAAGAGCTCACGAAGAACGAGGATTTGCCGTTCGCCCAGGAAGCTCAAGTACGACTGGGCGAGTTGACGGGCGCCGGCAAGTAG
- the dapF gene encoding diaminopimelate epimerase, whose product MSTDNRNGGHLNGLPFAKMTGSGNDFVFFDGRQVDISRVISPEAIQAICNRHNGIGADGIVILEALKPPELGMSALTSQARILYFNSDGTPADLCGNATLCSTVMAVELGLATVSGMGLDTPSGRIASRVVDGLPEIELQPVTSVQADMAIGIGDGELRIGFAVAGIPHVVVLCEDADAIDLETRGPTLRHHPATGAKGANVNWVSRRSDDTWRYRTFERGVEGETQACGTGAVAAAILLTTWELAKSPIRIRSSSGRDLEVRLERSADAWRPTLRGEGRVIYRGTIGDLPIGK is encoded by the coding sequence ATGTCGACAGACAACCGAAACGGCGGACACCTCAATGGTCTCCCGTTCGCCAAGATGACCGGATCGGGAAACGATTTTGTCTTCTTCGACGGCCGTCAGGTCGACATCTCACGTGTGATATCACCTGAGGCCATTCAGGCCATCTGCAATCGTCACAACGGGATAGGCGCTGACGGGATAGTCATACTGGAGGCGCTGAAACCGCCTGAACTCGGCATGAGCGCATTGACCAGTCAGGCGCGGATACTGTACTTCAACAGCGATGGAACCCCGGCAGATTTGTGCGGTAACGCCACGCTGTGCTCAACCGTGATGGCTGTGGAGCTCGGCCTGGCCACCGTCTCCGGCATGGGACTCGATACGCCTTCCGGTCGCATTGCCAGCCGTGTGGTGGACGGACTGCCGGAGATAGAACTCCAGCCGGTCACGTCGGTACAGGCCGACATGGCCATCGGCATTGGGGACGGAGAGCTGCGGATCGGCTTTGCCGTTGCTGGGATCCCGCATGTGGTGGTCCTGTGCGAGGACGCCGACGCGATCGATCTGGAGACGCGCGGACCGACGCTGCGACACCATCCGGCAACCGGAGCGAAAGGAGCAAATGTCAACTGGGTGTCTCGGCGCAGCGACGACACCTGGCGCTACCGCACATTCGAACGCGGAGTGGAAGGCGAGACACAGGCCTGCGGCACAGGTGCGGTGGCAGCGGCGATTCTGCTGACCACATGGGAATTGGCCAAGTCACCGATTCGCATTCGCAGCAGCTCGGGGCGTGATCTCGAAGTGCGTCTTGAACGAAGTGCTGACGCTTGGCGCCCGACACTGCGCGGTGAAGGCCGAGTGATCTATCGTGGCACCATCGGAGATTTGCCGATCGGGAAATAG
- a CDS encoding polyprenol monophosphomannose synthase, whose amino-acid sequence MPTPARGALAIGERGLVIVPTYNESENIAKIVPLILAQDPRLDVLVVDDNSPDGTGQMADDLAAESPRVHVLHREGKEGLGRAYLAGFRWALERPYDFIFEMDADFSHDPAHLPEFLAAVQNADMVLGSRYRDGKVTVVNWPMTRLMLSYGANIYARAVTGLHLGDATGGFKCFRREVLAALPLDQVRSNGYAFQIEISFRAWKRGFRIAEIPIVFHDRTEGESKMSKGIVREAIWMVWRLRWWGLIGRA is encoded by the coding sequence ATTCCCACACCCGCGCGCGGTGCCCTGGCCATCGGCGAGCGCGGCCTCGTCATTGTTCCGACGTACAACGAAAGCGAAAACATTGCGAAGATCGTGCCCTTGATCCTGGCCCAGGATCCTCGACTCGACGTGCTGGTGGTTGATGACAATTCGCCAGACGGCACCGGTCAGATGGCCGACGACCTCGCCGCGGAAAGCCCGCGAGTTCATGTGCTGCATCGGGAAGGGAAGGAGGGACTGGGCCGTGCCTACCTGGCTGGCTTCCGTTGGGCTCTTGAGCGGCCGTACGACTTCATCTTTGAGATGGATGCCGATTTTTCCCACGACCCGGCGCATCTTCCGGAATTCCTCGCGGCGGTGCAGAACGCAGACATGGTTCTCGGATCGCGCTACCGCGACGGCAAGGTCACCGTGGTCAACTGGCCGATGACCCGTTTGATGTTGTCCTATGGTGCCAATATCTATGCCCGCGCGGTCACCGGGCTGCATCTTGGCGACGCCACTGGCGGCTTCAAGTGCTTTCGCCGCGAAGTACTGGCGGCCTTGCCGCTGGATCAGGTGCGTTCAAACGGCTATGCCTTCCAGATCGAGATCAGCTTTCGAGCGTGGAAACGGGGCTTCCGTATCGCCGAGATCCCCATCGTGTTCCACGATCGCACGGAAGGCGAATCGAAGATGTCGAAAGGCATCGTTCGTGAGGCAATCTGGATGGTCTGGCGGCTTCGGTGGTGGGGACTGATCGGTCGCGCCTGA
- a CDS encoding flippase-like domain-containing protein — MGGTRRVWITVQAVLLMATLVWVARALAEQWDSVRAVAAATQVQWGWVLFASLIVLATYAMLIQSWRLLLSGWGGHLRYGSAVRIWTIANLGRYLPGKLWSVGALGVLAKREGVSGVTAAGAAILGTLLNLGAGFGILALSGTRALGAFSPWLQIISLAISAAFVLGTLLLPRLLPSVLARVAAWRGLPPLETHLPAGTLWIATGINAASWVCYGVAFAAFARGVAPQVLATPSLFIVVWTASYLMGYVVLFAPGGIGVRDAAMTGGLIALGLASSPDATWIALTSRVWLTVWEILPGLLALLLAPRWARSEIGRAD; from the coding sequence ATGGGCGGCACGCGACGCGTCTGGATCACCGTGCAGGCCGTGCTGCTGATGGCGACGCTCGTCTGGGTTGCCAGGGCCCTGGCGGAACAATGGGACAGCGTCCGCGCGGTGGCCGCCGCCACCCAGGTGCAATGGGGATGGGTGCTCTTTGCCAGTCTGATCGTGCTGGCGACGTATGCCATGCTCATTCAGAGTTGGCGCCTGCTCCTGTCTGGTTGGGGCGGGCACCTTCGCTACGGGTCGGCGGTGCGGATTTGGACAATTGCCAATCTCGGTCGCTATCTGCCTGGCAAGCTGTGGTCGGTGGGCGCATTGGGTGTTCTGGCGAAGAGGGAGGGGGTGTCGGGAGTCACCGCGGCCGGGGCCGCGATTCTCGGAACTTTGCTCAATCTCGGCGCCGGATTTGGGATTCTGGCTTTGAGCGGGACGCGGGCGCTCGGGGCATTCAGCCCGTGGCTCCAAATCATCTCACTCGCCATAAGCGCGGCATTTGTCTTGGGAACGCTGCTCCTCCCTCGGCTGCTGCCGTCGGTCCTTGCCCGAGTCGCCGCGTGGCGCGGCCTGCCGCCGCTCGAAACGCACCTGCCGGCGGGAACCTTGTGGATTGCCACGGGAATCAATGCAGCATCGTGGGTGTGCTACGGTGTGGCGTTCGCGGCGTTTGCCCGCGGCGTGGCTCCGCAGGTGCTGGCCACGCCGTCGCTCTTCATCGTGGTTTGGACCGCCTCGTATCTGATGGGTTATGTTGTGCTGTTCGCACCGGGCGGTATCGGGGTTCGGGACGCCGCCATGACGGGTGGGCTTATCGCGCTTGGATTAGCCAGTAGTCCCGATGCGACATGGATCGCGTTGACCTCGCGGGTTTGGCTGACCGTCTGGGAAATCCTCCCCGGACTGCTGGCGTTATTGTTGGCACCACGGTGGGCGCGCTCGGAAATCGGTCGCGCCGACTGA
- a CDS encoding glycosyltransferase family 4 protein, translating to MRVLFVTHNVPRFDGDAAGSFVLRLAVALQDAGARVEIIAPGTAGLAARDTIEGVIIHRVRYAPDADMTLAYTGTMVEQVRRSWSARRALLGLLRALRQAARTAIAQATQAGDAFDVIHAHWWFPAGLALWRGLPRPSNVHPMPARVLTMHGSDVRLARTIAPARWLMRTVLREYPVRTAVSTWLAQTVQSMTDNRRVHVAPMPVDIRHFALPVTDARSGVLFVGRLNAQKGIADLLSSLAQPALQSTTLDVVGDGPDREVLAAQSVASGIANRIRWHGVLSQADLVPLYQRAAVVAMPSREEGLGLVAVEAQLCGAPVVAYASGGLVDVVRPEAGGTLVPVGDTAALASAIAALVRDPGAAATRGRRAHADILARFSPASVADQYLQYYRDAIAASPATAIRRNA from the coding sequence GTGCGCGTCCTGTTTGTAACGCACAACGTACCGCGCTTCGACGGTGACGCCGCCGGATCATTCGTGTTGCGCCTCGCGGTGGCGCTGCAGGACGCGGGGGCGCGGGTGGAAATCATCGCACCGGGCACCGCCGGACTGGCCGCGCGCGACACCATCGAGGGCGTGATCATTCACCGGGTGCGGTACGCCCCCGACGCCGACATGACGCTGGCCTATACCGGCACGATGGTCGAACAAGTGCGTCGTTCATGGAGTGCCCGACGGGCGTTGCTCGGACTGTTGCGCGCCCTGCGACAGGCCGCACGCACCGCGATCGCCCAGGCGACGCAGGCCGGTGATGCGTTTGATGTGATCCATGCGCACTGGTGGTTTCCCGCCGGGCTCGCATTGTGGCGTGGCCTGCCACGTCCGTCCAACGTCCACCCCATGCCGGCGCGCGTGCTGACCATGCATGGCTCCGATGTGCGCCTCGCGCGCACGATCGCGCCCGCGCGATGGCTCATGCGAACCGTGCTTCGCGAATACCCGGTGCGCACTGCGGTGTCGACATGGCTTGCACAGACGGTGCAGTCCATGACGGACAACCGCCGGGTGCACGTGGCGCCCATGCCGGTCGACATCAGGCACTTTGCGCTCCCCGTGACCGACGCGCGTTCTGGCGTGCTCTTCGTCGGCCGCCTGAATGCGCAGAAGGGTATTGCGGATCTGTTGTCATCCCTCGCGCAACCGGCATTGCAATCGACGACGCTTGACGTCGTGGGCGACGGACCCGATCGCGAGGTGCTCGCCGCGCAATCAGTGGCCTCCGGCATTGCCAACCGTATTCGATGGCACGGCGTGCTGTCGCAGGCCGATCTCGTGCCACTGTATCAGCGCGCGGCGGTCGTGGCGATGCCGTCGCGGGAGGAAGGACTCGGCCTGGTCGCGGTGGAAGCCCAACTGTGCGGCGCACCGGTTGTCGCGTATGCCTCGGGCGGTCTGGTCGACGTGGTGCGGCCTGAGGCCGGTGGCACACTGGTGCCCGTTGGTGACACGGCGGCCCTGGCCTCGGCGATTGCCGCGCTGGTCCGGGATCCAGGAGCTGCGGCGACGCGTGGTCGCCGTGCCCACGCCGACATTCTTGCCCGATTCAGCCCGGCATCCGTGGCCGATCAGTACCTCCAGTATTATCGCGACGCGATTGCCGCGTCGCCCGCCACCGCCATCCGACGCAACGCGTGA
- a CDS encoding glycosyltransferase has protein sequence MTGSSFSAYDARTMAPPVDVSVLVPAKDEAENLALFLELCDATFQTQSARYEVIVIDDGSRDGSWALLQELAARFAFLRPVRHRAQRGIAEALRTGYLHARGDILVFYPADLQFKPEDIPRLVAPILADQSDMVTGFKQGKYEKAFVSRVYNRLSRALFEIPVRDLNNVKAYRREIMASLPMRPDFHRYMIVLAAAQGYTVTEVPVPLYPRHAGRSKFGLSRIPVGVLDMLAVWFELRFGQKPLLAFGMLGAALFAIGVLAGLSAIGWLLATGQGQRWVWTLIQTCLVLGSVFFATGLLGEQIAQQRAEVRELRRELDDSERRRERVARDQT, from the coding sequence GTGACTGGATCGTCCTTCAGCGCCTACGACGCCCGTACCATGGCGCCGCCCGTCGACGTCAGCGTCCTCGTGCCCGCCAAGGACGAGGCGGAGAATCTCGCGCTGTTTCTTGAGCTGTGTGACGCGACCTTCCAAACGCAGTCCGCGCGCTACGAGGTCATCGTCATCGACGACGGGTCGCGCGACGGCAGCTGGGCGTTGCTGCAGGAGCTCGCCGCGCGCTTTGCGTTTCTGCGCCCCGTGCGACACCGCGCGCAACGGGGCATCGCCGAAGCGCTCCGCACCGGATACCTCCATGCGCGCGGCGACATCCTGGTGTTCTATCCCGCCGACTTGCAGTTCAAGCCTGAGGACATTCCGCGACTGGTTGCCCCGATCCTCGCCGACCAGTCCGACATGGTCACGGGTTTCAAGCAAGGCAAGTACGAAAAAGCCTTTGTGTCGCGGGTATATAATCGGCTGAGTCGCGCGCTGTTCGAGATTCCCGTGCGCGACCTCAACAACGTCAAAGCCTATCGTCGGGAAATCATGGCGTCGCTCCCCATGCGACCGGATTTCCATCGCTACATGATCGTGCTGGCGGCCGCACAGGGATATACCGTCACCGAAGTGCCGGTGCCGTTGTATCCGCGTCACGCGGGGCGATCCAAGTTCGGCTTGTCGCGCATTCCCGTGGGCGTGCTGGACATGCTGGCGGTGTGGTTCGAACTGCGGTTTGGGCAGAAGCCCCTGCTGGCGTTCGGCATGCTCGGCGCGGCGTTGTTTGCCATCGGGGTGTTGGCCGGTCTCTCCGCCATCGGATGGTTGCTGGCCACCGGACAGGGCCAACGCTGGGTCTGGACGCTGATTCAAACGTGTCTGGTGCTTGGCTCGGTGTTTTTCGCGACGGGATTGCTGGGTGAGCAGATTGCGCAGCAGCGTGCCGAAGTCCGTGAATTGCGACGCGAGCTTGACGACAGCGAGCGTCGCCGTGAGCGGGTCGCGCGCGACCAGACCTGA